In a single window of the Micromonospora sp. WMMD1155 genome:
- a CDS encoding SDR family NAD(P)-dependent oxidoreductase, producing the protein MTKSWLITGSSRGPGRQLAETVLAAGDRVVATARRPEQLDDLVQTYRERVRTVALDVTDPAAARAAVTATLDTFGRLDVLVNDAGYADVASIEGMPEDESRAQIDANFCGVVHLTRATLPATRAQGGGHIIQFSPSAAVWAGLDWARSESLAAFDAQWRLVSYPS; encoded by the coding sequence ATGACTAAGAGTTGGCTGATCACAGGCAGTTCCCGCGGGCCGGGACGGCAACTCGCCGAGACCGTTCTGGCCGCCGGCGACCGGGTCGTCGCCACCGCTCGCCGACCCGAGCAACTCGACGATCTCGTCCAGACCTACCGCGAACGCGTGCGAACGGTCGCTCTTGACGTCACCGACCCAGCCGCGGCTCGCGCGGCGGTCACCGCCACCCTGGATACCTTCGGGCGGCTGGACGTGCTGGTCAACGACGCCGGCTACGCCGACGTCGCGTCCATCGAGGGTATGCCGGAGGACGAATCCCGGGCGCAGATCGACGCCAACTTCTGCGGCGTCGTCCATCTCACCCGAGCCACGTTGCCCGCCACGCGCGCGCAGGGCGGCGGGCATATCATCCAGTTTTCCCCGTCGGCGGCCGTGTGGGCGGGCCTGGACTGGGCGCGTTCCGAGAGCCTTGCCGCCTTCGACGCGCAGTGGCGGCTGGTCAGCTACCCCTCGTAG